The Dendropsophus ebraccatus isolate aDenEbr1 chromosome 3, aDenEbr1.pat, whole genome shotgun sequence genome includes a region encoding these proteins:
- the PES1 gene encoding pescadillo homolog isoform X1 translates to MNWKVWTPFQFINVNYVPVQYESGSATNYITRNKARKKLQLSLPDFRRLCILKGIYPHEPKHKKKVNKGSTAPRTFYLLKDIKFLLHEPIVGKFREYKVFVRRLRKAYGKQEWDSVDRIRDNKPTYKLDHIIKERYPTFIDALRDLDDALSMCFLFATFRRTGKCHVQTIQLCRRLSIEFLNYVVASRSLRKVFLSIKGIYYQAEILGQTVTWITPYAFSHDHPTDVDYRVMATFTEFYTTLLGFVNFRLYQTLNLQYPPKLDSRSEAELKMDDEEKYALESETYMEKLSALSASLSRVIPSEPEEEVEVDEFPADAENSSFQEERKKEQQEEEKHKSLFVGLKFFLNREVPREALAFVIRSFGGQVSWDSSVSIGATYDSSDPSITHHIVDRPNVEPQIINRYYVQPQWVFDSVNARLRLPVEDYFPGVLLPPHLSPFVVEKEGDYVPPEKQRLLALQRGERIDDDDEEDEEEEDDEDDEEEEEEEEEEQENRKKKQQQRENVKKESQKTSGKKNVKVKVTAGTVKIEDKAQAAEQEKIEEKRLAIMMMKKKEKYLYNKIMFGKKRKVREANKLASKRKAHDEASKSERKGKKAKKQ, encoded by the exons ACGTCTCTGCATCCTGAAAGGAATCTATCCTCATGAACCCAAACACAAGAAAAAAGTCAACAAGGGATCTACAGCGCCCCGGACCTTTTATCTATTGAAGGACATCAAGTTTCTTCTGCATGAACCTATTGTGGGAAAGTTCAGAGAGTACAAG GTATTTGTGCGTCGTCTGCGTAAAGCATATGGAAAACAGGAATGGGATTCTGTAGACCGGATTAGAGACAACAAACCAACATACAAACTTGACCACATTATCAAGGAGAG GTACCCCACCTTTATTGATGCTCTCCGTGACCTGGATGATGCTCTGTCGATGTGCTTTCTTTTTGCTACCTTTCGACGTACTGGAAAGTGTCACGTTCAGACCATACAGCTTTGCCGTCGCCTTAGTATAGAATTCCTTAATTATGTTGTGGCTTCTCGTTCTCTACGGAAG GTTTTCTTGTCCATCAAAGGAATTTATTACCAGGCAGAAATCCTAGGACAGACAGTGACATGGATTACTCCATACGCTTTTTCCCATGAT caccctACAGATGTGGACTACAGGGTTATGGCAACCTTTACCGAGTTTTATACAACTCTTCTGGGATTTGTGAACTTCCGCCTGTATCAAACACTTAATCTACAGTATCCTCCTAAG CTGGATTCTCGTTCAGAGGCAGAACTGAAGATGGATGATGAAGAGAAGTATGCCCTGGAGTCTGAGACCTACATGGAG AAATTATCAGCACTCAGTGCCAGCCTGTCCCGTGTGATCCCATCCGAACCCGAAGAGGAAGTGGAAGTTGATGAGTTCCCAGCAGATGCA GAGAACTCAAGCTTTCaagaggagagaaaaaaggaGCAACAGGAAGAAGAAAAACATAAGAGTTTATTCGTGGGCCTTAAGTTTTTCTTGAACCGGGAAGTACCAAGAGAAGCTCTTGCATTCGTCATTCG GAGTTTTGGAGGACAGGTATCGTGGGACAGCTCAGTCAGTATTGGTGCAACATATGACAGCTCCGACCCATCTATTACACACCACATTGTAGATAGACCAAATGTAGAGCCACAGATCATCAACAG ATATTATGTACAGCCACAGTGGGTATTTGACAGTGTGAATGCCCGTTTGCGTCTTCCTGTGGAGGATTACTTTCCAGGCGTGCTACTGCCTCCGCATCTCTCACCTTTTGTTGTGGAGAAGGAAGGAGACTATGTTCCTCCAGAGAAGCAGCGACTGCTGGCCctgcagagaggagagagaatag atgatgatgatgaggaagatgaggaggaggaggatgacgaagatgatgaggaggaggaagaagaagaggaggaggagcaggagaataGGAAGAAGAAGCAACAGCAACGTGAGAATGTTAAAAAGGAGAGCCAAAAAACATCCGGAAAAAAG AATGTGAAAGTTAAAGTTACTGCCGGTACTGTCAAAATTGAGGACAAAGCACAAGCTGCTGAGCAAGAGAAGATTGAGGAGAAACGGTTGGCCAtcatgatgatgaagaagaaagAGAAGTATCTTTACAACAAGATCATGTTTGGCAAGAAGCGGAAAGTCAGAGAG GCCAATAAGCTAGCATCAAAGAGGAAAGCCCATGATGAAGCCAGCAAATCTGAACGCAAAGGAAAGAAGGCAAAGAAGCAGTGA
- the PES1 gene encoding pescadillo homolog isoform X2 has translation MGGLEKKKYESGSATNYITRNKARKKLQLSLPDFRRLCILKGIYPHEPKHKKKVNKGSTAPRTFYLLKDIKFLLHEPIVGKFREYKVFVRRLRKAYGKQEWDSVDRIRDNKPTYKLDHIIKERYPTFIDALRDLDDALSMCFLFATFRRTGKCHVQTIQLCRRLSIEFLNYVVASRSLRKVFLSIKGIYYQAEILGQTVTWITPYAFSHDHPTDVDYRVMATFTEFYTTLLGFVNFRLYQTLNLQYPPKLDSRSEAELKMDDEEKYALESETYMEKLSALSASLSRVIPSEPEEEVEVDEFPADAENSSFQEERKKEQQEEEKHKSLFVGLKFFLNREVPREALAFVIRSFGGQVSWDSSVSIGATYDSSDPSITHHIVDRPNVEPQIINRYYVQPQWVFDSVNARLRLPVEDYFPGVLLPPHLSPFVVEKEGDYVPPEKQRLLALQRGERIDDDDEEDEEEEDDEDDEEEEEEEEEEQENRKKKQQQRENVKKESQKTSGKKNVKVKVTAGTVKIEDKAQAAEQEKIEEKRLAIMMMKKKEKYLYNKIMFGKKRKVREANKLASKRKAHDEASKSERKGKKAKKQ, from the exons ACGTCTCTGCATCCTGAAAGGAATCTATCCTCATGAACCCAAACACAAGAAAAAAGTCAACAAGGGATCTACAGCGCCCCGGACCTTTTATCTATTGAAGGACATCAAGTTTCTTCTGCATGAACCTATTGTGGGAAAGTTCAGAGAGTACAAG GTATTTGTGCGTCGTCTGCGTAAAGCATATGGAAAACAGGAATGGGATTCTGTAGACCGGATTAGAGACAACAAACCAACATACAAACTTGACCACATTATCAAGGAGAG GTACCCCACCTTTATTGATGCTCTCCGTGACCTGGATGATGCTCTGTCGATGTGCTTTCTTTTTGCTACCTTTCGACGTACTGGAAAGTGTCACGTTCAGACCATACAGCTTTGCCGTCGCCTTAGTATAGAATTCCTTAATTATGTTGTGGCTTCTCGTTCTCTACGGAAG GTTTTCTTGTCCATCAAAGGAATTTATTACCAGGCAGAAATCCTAGGACAGACAGTGACATGGATTACTCCATACGCTTTTTCCCATGAT caccctACAGATGTGGACTACAGGGTTATGGCAACCTTTACCGAGTTTTATACAACTCTTCTGGGATTTGTGAACTTCCGCCTGTATCAAACACTTAATCTACAGTATCCTCCTAAG CTGGATTCTCGTTCAGAGGCAGAACTGAAGATGGATGATGAAGAGAAGTATGCCCTGGAGTCTGAGACCTACATGGAG AAATTATCAGCACTCAGTGCCAGCCTGTCCCGTGTGATCCCATCCGAACCCGAAGAGGAAGTGGAAGTTGATGAGTTCCCAGCAGATGCA GAGAACTCAAGCTTTCaagaggagagaaaaaaggaGCAACAGGAAGAAGAAAAACATAAGAGTTTATTCGTGGGCCTTAAGTTTTTCTTGAACCGGGAAGTACCAAGAGAAGCTCTTGCATTCGTCATTCG GAGTTTTGGAGGACAGGTATCGTGGGACAGCTCAGTCAGTATTGGTGCAACATATGACAGCTCCGACCCATCTATTACACACCACATTGTAGATAGACCAAATGTAGAGCCACAGATCATCAACAG ATATTATGTACAGCCACAGTGGGTATTTGACAGTGTGAATGCCCGTTTGCGTCTTCCTGTGGAGGATTACTTTCCAGGCGTGCTACTGCCTCCGCATCTCTCACCTTTTGTTGTGGAGAAGGAAGGAGACTATGTTCCTCCAGAGAAGCAGCGACTGCTGGCCctgcagagaggagagagaatag atgatgatgatgaggaagatgaggaggaggaggatgacgaagatgatgaggaggaggaagaagaagaggaggaggagcaggagaataGGAAGAAGAAGCAACAGCAACGTGAGAATGTTAAAAAGGAGAGCCAAAAAACATCCGGAAAAAAG AATGTGAAAGTTAAAGTTACTGCCGGTACTGTCAAAATTGAGGACAAAGCACAAGCTGCTGAGCAAGAGAAGATTGAGGAGAAACGGTTGGCCAtcatgatgatgaagaagaaagAGAAGTATCTTTACAACAAGATCATGTTTGGCAAGAAGCGGAAAGTCAGAGAG GCCAATAAGCTAGCATCAAAGAGGAAAGCCCATGATGAAGCCAGCAAATCTGAACGCAAAGGAAAGAAGGCAAAGAAGCAGTGA